The Chaetodon trifascialis isolate fChaTrf1 chromosome 16, fChaTrf1.hap1, whole genome shotgun sequence genome includes a region encoding these proteins:
- the LOC139344569 gene encoding ADP/ATP translocase 2 encodes MSETAISFAKDFLAGGISAAISKTAVAPIERVKLLLQVQHASKQITADKQYKGIMDCVVRIPKEQGFLSFWRGNLANVIRYFPTQALNFAFKDKYKKIFLDGVDKRTQFWRYFAGNLASGGAAGATSLCFVYPLDFARTRLAADVGKAGAEREFNGLGDCLVKIFRSDGLRGLYQGFNVSVQGIIIYRAAYFGIYDTAKGMLPDPKNTHILVSWMIAQSVTAVAGLTSYPFDTVRRRMMMQSGRKGADIMYSGTLDCWRKIARDEGGKAFFKGAWSNVLRGMGGAFVLVLYDELKKVI; translated from the exons ATGAGTGAGACAGCTATTTCCTTCGCCAAGGATTTCTTGGCCGGCGGCATCTCTGCTGCTATCTCCAAAACAGCCGTCGCCCCAATCGAGAGAGTGAAGCTTCTCCTTCAG GTCCAGCATGCCAGCAAGCAGATCACCGCAGATAAGCAGTACAAGGGTATCATGGACTGTGTTGTCCGTATCCCCAAGGAGCAGGGATTCCTTTCCTTCTGGAGAGGTAACCTTGCCAATGTCATCAGATACTTCCCCACCCAGGCCCTCAACTTCGCCTTCAAGGACAAGTACAAGAAGATCTTCCTTGATGGCGTTGACAAGCGCACCCAGTTCTGGAGGTACTTCGCCGGTAACCTGGCATCTGGCGGCGCCGCCGGAGCCACATCTCTGTGTTTCGTGTACCCCCTTGACTTCGCCCGTACCCGTCTGGCCGCTGATGTGGGAAAGGCTGGAGCTGAGAGGGAGTTCAATGGTCTGGGAGACTGCTTGGTGAAAATCTTCAGGTCTGATGGTCTGAGAGGCCTGTACCAGGGCTTCAATGTGTCTGTGCAGGGCATCATCATCTACAGGGCTGCATACTTTGGCATCTATGACACGGCTAAGG GTATGCTTCCAGACCCCAAGAACACCCACATATTGGTGAGCTGGATGATTGCACAGAGCGTCACAGCTGTTGCTGGTCTGACCTCATACCCCTTCGACACTGTGCGTAGACGTATGATGATGCAGTCTGGACGCAAAGGAG CTGACATTATGTACAGCGGAACCCTTGACTGCTGGCGCAAGATCGCACGTGATGAGGGTGGCAAGGCTTTCTTCAAGGGAGCCTGGTCCAACGTGCTCAGAGGCATGGGCGGCGCCTTTGTGCTGGTGTTGTACGATGAGCTGAAGAAAGTCATCTAA
- the zbtb20 gene encoding zinc finger and BTB domain-containing protein 20, with product MTERIHNINLHNFSNSVLETLNEQRNRGHFCDVTVRIHGSMLRAHRCVLAAGSPFFQDKLLLGYSDIEIPSVVSVQSIQKLIDFMYSGILRVSQSEALQILTAASILQIKTVIDECTRIVSQNVGLAGPGGFPVIPGDSGQETPRGTPESGTSGPSSDAESGYMQATSQQSMDRAYTSLYSYPSLSLQNGTRERPLYINPLTSNYDSALSTQKDHQSQDPPWMNRIQERSQQVDRFISTAESTHCRKQPRPVRIQTGGMHIKQEAEDEFSCYQNLGDCQDDTDHTEGVESESKVESFDSGVSSSISTEPDAMEQQPYLGFGRDVGEDGQQGEGGGPVHIEVNDSSPEQVQETEDGDTSHSTSDSSMMQSLPNSVMSQSLSSATHYMRQAADSHTSNLRMPIVPSNSQGLGTPGGTFLPTLFPAQPARDNKPFLYLPGQQQPQFVAVPPPAMPSFPNPMSVQQAPAQQQQATGGVGSGEKKPYECTLCSKTFTAKQNYVKHMFVHTGEKPHQCSICWRSFSLKDYLIKHMVTHTGVRAYQCSICNKRFTQKSSLNVHMRLHRGEKSYECYICKKKFSHKTLLERHMALHSTGSAITGLSGSAGTPGPVSIPIPMAVPEPGAGVVALAMPVSGGAGVGAGVGTGVGVAAEASCQEGTTYVCSVCPAKFDQMEHFNDHMRMHVSDG from the exons ATGACCGAGCGCATTCATAACATCAATCTCCACAACTTCAGCAATTCTGTACTTGAGACCCTCAATGAGCAGCGCAACCGTGGGCACTTCTGTGACGTGACTGTTCGGATCCATGGAAGTATGCTGCGAGCTCACCGGTGCGTGCTGGCTGCTGGAAGCCCCTTCTTTCAGGACAAGCTGCTCTTGGGCTACAGCGACATTGAGATCCCTTCTGTGGTCTCAGTGCAATCCATCCAAAAGCTGATTGACTTTATGTACAGCGGGATCCTGCGGGTATCTCAGTCAGAGGCCCTGCAGATCCTCACTGCTGCCAGCATCCTACAGATCAAGACCGTCATTGATGAGTGTACGCGCATCGTGTCCCAGAATGTGGGCCTGGCTGGGCCGGGGGGGTTCCCTGTCATACCAGGAGACTCTGGTCAGGAAACACCCCGTGGCACGCCAGAGTCTGGCACCTCTGGGCCCAGCAGCGACGCAGAGTCAGGTTATATGCAAGCAACATCACAGCAAAGCATGGATCGCGCATACACATCACTGTACTCCTACCCTagtctctctctgcagaacGGCACCCGCGAGCGCCCCCTGTACATTAACCCTCTGACGTCAAATTACGATTCGGCTCTCAGCACTCAGAAGGACCACCAATCTCAAGATCCGCCCTGGATGAACCGCATCCAGGAGAGATCGCAGCAGGTCGATCGCTTCATCTCCACAGCAGAGTCCACCCACTGCCGCAAGCAACCCCGACCGGTACGCATACAAACAGGAGGGATGCACATAAAGCAGGAGGCCGAAGATGAGTTCAGCTGCTACCAGAATTTGGGGGACTGCCAAGACGACACTGACCATACTGAGGGTGTAGAGAGTGAATCCAAGGTTGAAAGTTTTGACTCAGGGGTGAGCTCCTCCATCAGTACTGAGCCAGATGCTATGGAGCAGCAGCCGTACCTGGGCTTCGGACGAGACGTGGGCGAGGACGGTCAGcaaggtgaaggaggaggtcCGGTGCATATAGAGGTCAATGACTCGTCCCCAGAGCAAGTGCAAGAGACAGAGGATGGGGACACATCCCACAGCACTAGTGACAGTAGCATGATGCAGTCCCTGCCAAACTCAGTCATGTCCCAGTCCCTGTCAAGTGCCACGCACTACATGCGCCAGGCAGCAGACTCACACACCAGCAATCTGAGGATGCCGATCGTGCCCAGCAATTCCCAAGGTTTGGGCACTCCTGGAGGCACCTTCCTGCCCACACTCTTTCCTGCACAGCCGGCTAGAGACAACAAGCCTTTCCTTTACCTTCCTGGCCAGCAGCAGCCCCAGTTCGTGGCAGTGCCGCCCCCTGCAATGCCATCATTCCCGAACCCCATGTCGGTACAGCAAGCGCCAGCTCAGCAGCAACAGGCTACAGGAGGAGTTGGCTCAGGGGAAAAGAAGCCCTATGAATGCACTCTCTGCAGTAAAACCTTTACTGCGAAACAGAACTACGTCAAACACATGTTTGTCCATACTG GTGAGAAGCCTCATCAGTGCAGCATCTGCTGGCGCTCGTTCTCCCTGAAGGATTACTTAATCAAACACATGGTGACACACACAGGGGTGCGGGCCTACCAGTGCAGCATCTGCAACAAGCGTTTCACCCAGAAGAGCTCTCTCAATGTCCACATGCGGCTGCACCGTGGAGAGAAGTCCTATGAGTGCTACATCTGCAAGAAGAAGTTCTCACACAAGACCCTGCTGGAGAGGCACATGGCCCTGCACAGCACAGGCAGCGCCATCACAGGCCTGTCGGGGAGCGCGGGCACCCCGGGCCCGGTCTCCATCCCCATCCCCATGGCTGTCCCTGAGCCTGGAGCTGGAGTGGTGGCCCTCGCCATGCCAGTGAGCGGAGGTGCTGGAGTAGGGGCTGGGGTTGGAACAGGAGTGGGTGTAGCCGCAGAGGCGAGCTGCCAAGAAGGGACCACCTACGTGTGCTCCGTCTGCCCTGCCAAGTTCGACCAAATGGAGCACTTCAATGACCACATGCGAATGCATGTCTCCGATGGATAA